One genomic window of Sphingobacterium oryzagri includes the following:
- a CDS encoding MFS transporter → MKRYDSKNEKIATISTFLLIPLSGLVTDIYIPSFPDMQKAFAVSSHEIQLTLSYFLISYGIAMLFVGPLVDSFGRYRLIIGSLFIFLLSSVALAYAPSITFVYSMRIIQGITTAFIVVGKRAFLVDIFSGAKLRNYMSTLSIVWAIAPISAPFIGGYLQQIWDWTANFYLLALYALFVLVLELRYSGEALKTFKPFRAKEILTSYRTVLSAPDFFIGLFVLGCAYAMIMVFAMSAPFIVENHFNFSPVETGYCALLSGVGVMIGGFIGKATIEKKLVIKLFCAVAGILLLGVGMYVSGFYIDHIAVLMIFVLLLHTASGFVYNAYFTYCLTRFPAHAGVSSGLTSGGSYLFTSVLSFLMISTFTITQQTQLAQSYIGFGLLIGAVTLPLAFLFRRKERQLVSTTDEI, encoded by the coding sequence ATGAAACGATACGACAGCAAAAACGAAAAAATTGCAACAATTTCCACCTTCCTTTTGATTCCATTGTCTGGATTAGTCACCGATATCTATATTCCATCCTTTCCCGATATGCAAAAGGCCTTTGCAGTCAGTAGCCATGAGATTCAGCTTACCTTAAGTTACTTCCTTATCAGCTATGGTATCGCGATGTTATTTGTCGGGCCGTTGGTTGACAGCTTCGGTCGTTATCGACTTATCATTGGCTCGTTATTTATTTTCTTATTGAGCAGTGTCGCGCTTGCTTACGCACCGTCTATCACATTTGTATACAGTATGCGGATTATTCAGGGTATTACAACCGCTTTTATTGTTGTCGGCAAGCGCGCCTTTTTAGTGGATATATTTTCTGGCGCCAAACTGCGCAATTACATGTCTACGCTTTCTATCGTTTGGGCTATCGCACCCATATCGGCTCCGTTTATTGGCGGATATTTGCAGCAAATTTGGGATTGGACAGCCAACTTTTACCTGCTTGCGCTTTACGCACTTTTTGTGCTTGTATTGGAGTTACGCTATTCAGGCGAAGCTTTAAAAACGTTTAAACCATTCCGCGCAAAAGAAATACTAACTTCTTACCGAACGGTTCTTTCCGCACCCGATTTTTTTATCGGGCTCTTTGTTTTGGGATGTGCTTACGCTATGATTATGGTATTTGCAATGTCGGCTCCGTTTATTGTCGAAAATCATTTTAACTTTTCACCCGTAGAAACTGGTTATTGTGCCTTACTATCTGGTGTCGGCGTGATGATCGGTGGATTTATTGGAAAAGCCACTATAGAAAAAAAGCTCGTTATCAAGCTGTTTTGTGCCGTGGCAGGCATTTTACTTTTGGGCGTCGGGATGTATGTCAGCGGATTTTACATCGATCATATTGCTGTGTTAATGATATTTGTATTGCTTTTGCATACAGCTTCCGGTTTTGTATATAATGCCTACTTCACGTACTGTTTGACACGTTTTCCGGCGCACGCTGGTGTATCCAGCGGACTCACGAGCGGCGGCAGCTATCTCTTCACTTCGGTATTGAGTTTCCTGATGATTTCGACATTTACGATTACCCAGCAAACGCAATTAGCGCAAAGCTACATTGGATTTGGCTTGCTTATCGGTGCAGTGACACTGCCGCTGGCCTTCTTATTCCGCAGGAAGGAACGACAGTTGGTGTCTACTACCGATGAAATTTAG
- a CDS encoding 7TM diverse intracellular signaling domain-containing protein — translation MRFLYYFASCFSLFFLLPYGNLLAQTDTLPDFSQLNFKTIDNVHGLSAATNSNGDTWVRGIIPASLRGRSIILQIPSARLHDYALYLSRNNNLIQIHRNENGQEDNFPSRFPRFHIETSDSVYYLQFQDHAPQIAQVQLVDRQEFTSFESIRLFRIGLYYGLALMSVVFNFVFYLIFKDRRFITYCLLLLTTFISFFYEDGMFYYFSNGKWTLDYLMVWNNSVTALIALPFTKYFLDVHQFFRRYAKWFNYGAATLLAAALLFTLTDHIIFYISVYALCFLLTSICIGLAIRQFKRDVYARFLVLAFGLVVITAILFVLHTHIDSETYGWFDLGTFRLVSALEIISISFAIVYKVRALQDENEKNRQELDKYLRSIEQITIQEDHPTYSAAEVLLQETSDAQKKTVGERLKDRYDLTEREMDVLLCIWEGLTNKEIADRLFITVSTTKYHIGNLYVKLDVKNRNQVQTLRDV, via the coding sequence ATGCGATTTCTATATTATTTTGCGAGCTGTTTCAGCTTATTTTTTTTACTTCCATACGGCAATCTCCTTGCACAAACCGATACCTTACCCGATTTCAGCCAGCTTAATTTCAAAACGATAGATAATGTTCACGGTCTAAGTGCGGCCACGAATAGCAACGGCGATACCTGGGTGCGAGGTATTATTCCAGCATCACTACGTGGCCGTTCTATAATTCTACAAATCCCTTCGGCAAGGTTACATGACTACGCATTATACCTGTCTCGAAACAACAATTTGATACAAATACACCGCAACGAAAATGGCCAGGAGGATAATTTCCCCAGCAGGTTTCCACGATTTCACATAGAAACATCCGATTCTGTCTATTATTTGCAATTTCAAGACCACGCCCCCCAAATAGCGCAAGTGCAGCTGGTCGATAGGCAAGAGTTTACCAGTTTTGAATCTATTCGACTTTTCCGCATCGGTCTTTACTACGGTCTAGCGCTCATGTCTGTCGTCTTTAATTTCGTATTCTACTTAATTTTTAAAGACAGGCGCTTTATCACCTATTGCTTGCTTTTGCTCACCACTTTTATCTCCTTCTTTTATGAGGATGGCATGTTTTACTACTTTTCCAATGGAAAATGGACGTTAGACTACCTCATGGTATGGAATAATTCGGTGACTGCACTCATTGCGCTTCCTTTCACAAAATATTTTTTGGATGTCCATCAATTCTTTCGGCGCTACGCCAAGTGGTTTAATTATGGCGCAGCCACCCTGTTGGCTGCGGCCTTATTGTTTACGCTTACGGATCATATTATATTTTACATCAGCGTATACGCGCTTTGTTTTTTGTTGACCAGCATTTGCATTGGTTTGGCTATCCGGCAATTTAAACGTGATGTATATGCTCGCTTTTTAGTGTTGGCCTTCGGGCTCGTCGTCATCACAGCGATCTTGTTTGTACTGCATACCCACATCGATTCCGAAACCTACGGCTGGTTTGACCTCGGCACCTTTCGTTTGGTCAGTGCACTCGAAATTATTAGCATCAGCTTTGCGATTGTATACAAAGTTCGCGCTTTGCAAGATGAAAACGAGAAAAACAGACAGGAGCTGGATAAATACTTGCGTTCCATCGAACAAATTACGATACAGGAAGATCATCCCACGTACAGCGCGGCAGAGGTGCTGTTGCAAGAAACCAGCGATGCGCAAAAGAAAACAGTTGGCGAGCGTCTGAAAGATCGCTATGACTTAACCGAACGTGAAATGGATGTATTGCTCTGCATTTGGGAAGGGCTGACCAACAAGGAAATCGCCGATCGCTTATTTATTACAGTCAGCACAACCAAATACCATATCGGGAATCTGTATGTAAAACTCGACGTAAAAAATCGCAATCAGGTGCAGACCTTGCGCGACGTATAA
- a CDS encoding response regulator, translating into MDNRITVIIVDDHPLVLNGFAFILQNQKHIDLKGSFTSAVAAIDYIKCTAVDLVLMDINMPDMNGIDATLAIKKINPGIHIVAISNLNEASVARRMLQSGASGYLLKNVSATELIAAMQKVTDGEQVVSEEMINAVKEKTEEVPFITRREREVLLLLAEGQTTPEIAENLFISKLTVETHRRNLLQKFKVNNSASLIHRATEMKYI; encoded by the coding sequence ATGGATAACAGGATAACCGTGATTATTGTGGATGATCATCCACTGGTCTTAAACGGTTTTGCATTTATATTGCAAAACCAAAAGCACATCGATCTGAAAGGTTCGTTTACCTCGGCTGTTGCAGCAATAGATTATATAAAATGCACAGCAGTAGACCTGGTGTTGATGGATATCAATATGCCAGACATGAACGGTATTGACGCGACCTTAGCCATCAAAAAAATTAATCCGGGAATACATATCGTAGCCATTAGTAACCTGAATGAAGCGAGTGTTGCGAGGCGCATGTTGCAAAGTGGCGCGTCGGGCTACTTACTCAAAAACGTGTCGGCCACAGAACTTATCGCAGCCATGCAAAAAGTGACTGACGGGGAGCAGGTGGTGAGTGAAGAGATGATAAATGCAGTAAAAGAGAAAACGGAAGAGGTACCCTTTATCACTCGCCGCGAGCGTGAAGTACTTTTATTGTTGGCCGAAGGCCAAACAACACCGGAAATTGCAGAAAATCTGTTTATAAGCAAGTTGACAGTCGAAACGCACCGGCGTAATTTGTTGCAAAAGTTTAAAGTAAACAACTCCGCCTCTTTAATACATCGGGCTACAGAAATGAAATATATTTAG
- a CDS encoding lipid A deacylase LpxR family protein, whose product MKLKIKRILLATIFIFIKLSTSFAQEFAQEFSIVSDNDAYLWYGQDRYYTNGLFLYYRRAVDQNRLSNKNIAKITYELSIGQQMYTPLSGYVPEPFLQDRPFAGYLYGRGQVNIFSKKKHVWRIGLAAGTIGPNSFSRETQTLLHQTVGLYSTSGWDYQIKNAAAINLQIMHLALLLRNGSESLDLSLDNRLDLGTTFTGFSFGLLFRTGQINPFDQSTYHHARISRNSMLTAIKPEFYFYAKPQLSYVVYDATIQGSMFNDRSPVTFDAQPLVFEQKVGANYAKNRLSLDYSLTFRSKEVRSNARHHQFGTIAASYRF is encoded by the coding sequence GTGAAATTGAAGATTAAAAGGATTCTTTTAGCTACCATATTTATTTTTATCAAGCTTTCGACCAGCTTTGCGCAAGAATTTGCGCAGGAGTTTAGTATCGTCAGCGATAATGACGCTTATCTTTGGTATGGACAAGATCGCTATTACACCAACGGTTTATTCCTTTATTATCGCCGCGCGGTGGATCAAAATCGGCTATCTAACAAAAACATTGCGAAGATTACCTACGAATTATCGATTGGACAACAAATGTACACCCCTTTGTCGGGCTACGTACCAGAACCCTTTTTACAAGATCGACCATTTGCGGGCTATCTTTATGGCCGTGGACAAGTCAATATCTTTAGTAAGAAAAAACATGTGTGGCGCATAGGTTTAGCTGCTGGTACGATCGGACCAAATTCGTTTTCGCGCGAAACACAAACACTCTTGCACCAAACCGTCGGTTTATATAGCACCAGCGGATGGGATTACCAGATCAAAAATGCTGCAGCTATCAATCTGCAAATCATGCATCTCGCACTACTCTTGCGCAACGGAAGTGAATCGCTTGATCTGTCGCTAGACAATCGGCTAGATTTAGGAACGACCTTTACCGGCTTTAGTTTTGGCCTTTTGTTTCGTACGGGACAGATCAATCCGTTTGATCAATCGACTTACCACCACGCACGCATTAGTCGCAACAGCATGTTAACAGCAATAAAACCCGAATTTTATTTTTATGCCAAACCGCAACTTAGCTATGTCGTCTACGACGCTACTATTCAAGGAAGCATGTTTAACGATCGAAGTCCTGTTACGTTTGACGCTCAGCCGTTGGTATTTGAACAAAAAGTAGGTGCAAATTATGCAAAAAACAGGCTAAGTCTTGATTATAGTCTGACCTTCCGATCGAAGGAAGTACGTAGCAATGCCCGCCATCATCAGTTTGGTACGATCGCTGCATCCTATCGATTTTAG
- a CDS encoding GntR family transcriptional regulator codes for MDFNSNKAIYLQIAEHVCEHIMLGTWKAEEKIPSVRDLAVQLEVNPNTVMRTYDLLQQKSIIANKRGIGFFLTPDAMQEVKSYRKAQFLEEELPQLFRNIYILGIDLDELQKRYQAFVTQNFNQN; via the coding sequence ATGGATTTTAATTCGAATAAAGCAATATACCTGCAAATTGCAGAGCATGTGTGCGAGCATATCATGCTAGGCACCTGGAAAGCGGAAGAGAAGATTCCTTCAGTACGCGATCTCGCTGTACAACTGGAGGTTAACCCAAACACGGTGATGCGTACCTACGATCTGTTGCAGCAAAAATCAATTATCGCAAATAAGCGTGGAATAGGTTTTTTTCTGACGCCAGACGCGATGCAGGAAGTTAAATCTTATCGCAAAGCGCAATTTTTAGAAGAAGAGCTGCCGCAGCTCTTTCGGAATATTTATATACTCGGTATCGATCTTGACGAGCTGCAAAAACGGTATCAGGCTTTTGTTACGCAAAATTTTAACCAAAATTAA
- a CDS encoding ATP-binding cassette domain-containing protein, with amino-acid sequence MITIQNLNFSYSKGRPLFKNMDLQLQQGHIYGLLGKNGAGKSTLLKNIAGLVYPEQGSIRVLGHDPRKREPALLQEISFIPEEFYLPSVVSDKFIRANANFYPAFDRTYFNELIGEFEIPRKQKLAEMSYGQKKKYLIAFGLATNTKLVIMDEPTNGLDIPSKVQFRKIMAAALTDERCILISTHQVRDLDNLIDAVIMLDENRVAVNASIASITEQLCFKKVKELTEDVIYAEAGLGGYNSIQRNKWNEDSKLDLELLFNAVSQRQEKITNLLNQPAYV; translated from the coding sequence ATGATTACTATCCAAAATCTAAATTTTAGCTACAGCAAGGGGCGTCCCTTGTTTAAAAATATGGATCTGCAATTGCAGCAGGGACATATTTACGGATTGTTGGGAAAGAACGGTGCAGGCAAATCGACTTTGTTAAAGAATATAGCTGGATTAGTTTATCCGGAGCAAGGCAGTATCCGCGTGTTGGGTCATGACCCACGTAAGAGAGAACCAGCATTGCTGCAGGAAATCAGCTTTATTCCAGAAGAATTTTACTTGCCTTCTGTCGTTTCTGACAAGTTTATCCGCGCAAATGCGAACTTCTATCCGGCTTTCGACCGAACTTATTTCAACGAATTGATTGGGGAATTTGAAATTCCACGTAAGCAAAAATTAGCCGAGATGAGTTATGGACAGAAAAAGAAATATTTGATAGCCTTTGGTTTGGCTACGAATACGAAATTGGTCATTATGGACGAACCGACCAACGGTCTAGACATTCCTTCGAAAGTACAATTTCGCAAGATAATGGCCGCTGCGCTGACCGACGAACGTTGTATTTTGATTTCCACCCATCAAGTACGTGATTTGGATAATTTGATTGATGCCGTCATCATGTTGGATGAAAATCGCGTCGCGGTGAATGCATCGATAGCCTCCATTACAGAACAGCTTTGCTTTAAGAAAGTGAAAGAATTGACCGAGGATGTTATATATGCCGAGGCAGGGCTGGGCGGATACAACAGTATTCAACGGAACAAATGGAATGAAGATTCCAAGTTGGATTTAGAGCTGTTATTTAATGCAGTTTCGCAGCGTCAGGAAAAAATTACTAACCTTTTAAATCAACCGGCTTATGTCTAA
- a CDS encoding TonB-dependent receptor has translation MKNLFLNLLFLIPILAIGQTTKYANISGFVLSADGKPAVGITVKVLPEERTTSTDKDGRYAFNNLAEGKHILAVSAIGLQTQQREITVHGQRFEVSPFQLAENQSRLREIVINAKRDQDFSRTSSDYVAKMPLANLENPQVYTVITKELLKSQVVTNFDDALKNTSGLDKLWSSTGRPGDGAAYFSLRGFATQASMVNGIASISNAGIDPANVETIEVIKGPSGALYGGAPINFGGLINIVTKKPLDTLGGSVNYTAGSYAQHRVTADVYGPLTANKKLTGRLNTAYHHRGTFQDAGFSKSIFVAPSLAYQVNDRLNILLEAEVFDSEVTNPLMIFLNRGRQLFARTPGELAFDYNKSYTNNDVTAKTPTTNLRGTASYKISDRWTSTTNVNYNRRKSDGYYQYVSYNGTLNDTIISRLAAYQNSVSQIVNAQQNFVGDFNIGAMRNRLLIGLDYLSQQTENHHSPYVFVDSLNTSIDDPRYGNYGPAVIDAAIAASTSAPTNNRTRNQVFGAYISNMLDITPSLHLLLALRVDRFDNKGTFNFDTDVTSGNYLQTAFSPKAGLVYAIWKDQLSVFANYQNGFKNLAPVVQPFPDISGILKPQQANQWEGGVKMNLLQNRLALTASYYNISVTNSTRGESIIRDGRPYNITVQDGTRLSRGFEIDLTASPLQGLQLIASYSYNDSEMTNAAASVNGRRPVEAGPKNLANFWATYAIPTGLVKGLGAGFGINYASENVITNSLPTGEFTLPAYTLVNASVFYRYKQFDFAVKGNNLSDTQYFRGWTTVEPQMRRNWLGSVAYSF, from the coding sequence ATGAAAAATTTATTCCTGAACCTCCTATTTCTGATTCCGATCTTGGCGATCGGACAGACCACGAAATATGCAAATATTTCTGGCTTTGTGCTTTCTGCAGATGGTAAACCTGCGGTTGGCATCACCGTAAAAGTATTGCCAGAAGAGCGTACCACATCTACCGATAAAGACGGGCGATATGCGTTTAACAACTTAGCGGAAGGCAAGCACATCCTTGCGGTTTCTGCGATCGGCTTGCAAACGCAGCAACGCGAGATTACCGTGCACGGCCAACGCTTTGAGGTTAGTCCTTTTCAACTGGCAGAAAACCAGTCACGCTTGCGCGAAATTGTGATAAATGCAAAGCGCGATCAAGATTTTAGCCGCACGTCGAGTGATTATGTCGCAAAAATGCCCTTGGCAAATCTGGAAAACCCGCAAGTGTATACTGTTATCACCAAAGAGCTGCTAAAAAGTCAAGTGGTGACAAATTTTGACGATGCGTTGAAAAATACCTCTGGCTTAGACAAACTTTGGTCTTCTACAGGCAGGCCTGGCGACGGTGCCGCTTATTTTTCTTTACGCGGATTTGCGACGCAGGCTTCGATGGTCAATGGTATAGCGAGTATTAGCAATGCAGGCATCGATCCGGCGAATGTGGAAACCATCGAAGTGATAAAAGGACCGTCCGGAGCTTTGTATGGTGGTGCGCCAATTAATTTTGGTGGACTGATCAATATCGTGACGAAGAAGCCACTGGATACGTTGGGCGGAAGCGTGAATTACACCGCCGGAAGCTACGCACAACATCGGGTAACGGCAGACGTTTACGGTCCGCTTACCGCAAATAAAAAACTAACCGGTCGACTAAATACAGCTTACCACCATCGCGGCACGTTTCAAGATGCCGGTTTTTCTAAATCTATCTTTGTCGCGCCATCCCTCGCTTACCAAGTTAATGATCGCTTAAATATCTTGTTGGAAGCTGAGGTTTTCGACAGCGAAGTGACCAACCCACTTATGATCTTTCTCAATCGCGGTCGGCAGCTTTTTGCACGCACGCCTGGCGAACTGGCTTTTGATTACAACAAATCGTACACGAATAATGACGTGACGGCCAAAACGCCGACGACGAATTTACGTGGAACCGCTAGCTATAAAATCAGCGATCGTTGGACATCGACTACCAACGTTAATTACAACCGCCGCAAGTCAGACGGCTATTACCAATATGTATCGTATAATGGTACGCTTAACGATACAATCATTAGCCGATTGGCTGCTTATCAAAATTCGGTTAGTCAAATTGTAAATGCGCAGCAAAACTTTGTGGGCGACTTTAATATTGGCGCGATGCGAAATCGTTTGTTGATCGGACTCGATTATTTGAGTCAACAAACCGAGAACCATCATAGTCCATATGTTTTTGTCGATTCATTAAACACTTCCATCGACGACCCGCGTTATGGCAACTACGGACCAGCAGTTATTGATGCGGCTATCGCGGCTTCAACCAGTGCGCCTACAAATAACCGAACAAGAAACCAGGTATTTGGCGCCTATATCTCCAATATGTTGGATATTACTCCAAGTTTGCACCTCTTGCTGGCTTTACGTGTAGATCGTTTTGACAACAAAGGCACTTTTAATTTTGATACCGATGTTACCAGCGGAAACTACCTGCAAACGGCTTTTTCACCGAAAGCAGGACTGGTCTATGCGATATGGAAAGATCAGTTGTCTGTTTTTGCAAATTATCAAAACGGATTTAAAAATCTGGCGCCTGTGGTGCAACCGTTTCCGGATATTTCCGGCATCCTTAAGCCCCAGCAAGCAAATCAATGGGAGGGTGGTGTTAAAATGAATCTGCTGCAAAACCGCCTGGCCCTGACGGCGAGTTACTACAATATTTCGGTCACGAATTCTACACGCGGTGAAAGCATTATCCGAGATGGCCGACCCTATAATATCACCGTGCAGGATGGTACACGTTTGAGTCGTGGATTTGAAATTGATCTAACGGCTAGCCCCTTGCAAGGCTTACAATTGATTGCAAGTTATAGCTACAACGATAGCGAGATGACTAACGCAGCGGCATCGGTAAACGGAAGACGACCGGTAGAAGCCGGACCGAAGAATCTAGCCAATTTTTGGGCAACTTATGCTATCCCAACAGGTTTGGTAAAAGGACTGGGCGCCGGATTTGGTATAAATTATGCTAGTGAAAATGTAATTACAAACTCGCTGCCTACAGGTGAGTTTACGCTGCCGGCTTATACATTAGTAAATGCCAGCGTATTTTACCGCTACAAACAATTTGATTTTGCGGTAAAGGGCAACAACCTGTCGGACACGCAATATTTTAGAGGTTGGACAACTGTAGAGCCGCAAATGCGCAGAAATTGGCTCGGTAGTGTAGCCTATAGCTTTTAG
- a CDS encoding sensor histidine kinase, with protein sequence MSIFQRCWTTLVATWKKIQYIGVQPGMAYLLNRRIRMVNLIAITTFLISLAYGVGNIVGGHWLLTIVDLGYAIAALFVFQLNHRLEHRKARVHLLISSSVFLCVVNFLSFNIAEYYLLCVLIVSILVFHNIWVQMIISVCLVIAILLPKLFVAQLPYAHAVGEDRLLVNIPIAVLFIFILVRHFKSVQQQYQEQIKQQHIHLEELNRDKEQLFAIVAHDIRSPLIATTQILQLVSEDQIPAQQQKKILQQINAQLTSLTDNVDNLLHWSSQNLQGLVSRPSLFPLAPLIRQIVGSMKAQMQAKSISIELIVDAQLTLYADIEQTRIVFRNLLSNAIKFSYVSTQIVVTAVEQDAIAAISIEDQGVGMSAKQVNELFNQIQRPAYGTSGERGTGLGLVLVRNLLEINGGHITVSSKEKKGTTFSFDLPLLRLADEPVS encoded by the coding sequence ATGAGTATATTTCAACGCTGTTGGACAACGCTTGTTGCTACGTGGAAAAAAATTCAGTATATCGGTGTACAGCCTGGCATGGCTTACCTGCTAAACAGACGCATACGAATGGTTAACCTCATCGCCATAACGACTTTTCTTATTTCATTGGCTTATGGCGTGGGCAATATCGTGGGCGGACATTGGTTGCTCACCATCGTTGATCTCGGCTACGCTATTGCTGCCTTATTCGTATTCCAACTCAACCATCGTTTAGAGCACCGCAAAGCACGCGTACACCTGTTGATCAGCAGCTCGGTGTTTCTCTGTGTCGTAAACTTTCTCTCGTTTAATATTGCGGAATATTATCTCCTCTGTGTGCTTATCGTCAGTATCCTGGTTTTTCATAATATCTGGGTTCAAATGATTATCAGCGTGTGTCTGGTCATTGCAATTCTGCTGCCCAAACTTTTTGTGGCCCAACTACCCTATGCTCATGCTGTGGGCGAAGATCGCCTACTTGTTAATATACCGATTGCCGTATTGTTTATTTTTATTCTGGTGCGGCATTTTAAATCTGTACAGCAACAATATCAAGAACAAATTAAACAACAACATATTCATCTCGAAGAACTTAACCGCGATAAAGAGCAGTTATTTGCTATTGTGGCGCATGATATACGTTCGCCGTTAATCGCCACAACTCAAATTTTACAATTGGTTTCCGAAGATCAAATTCCTGCGCAGCAACAGAAGAAAATTTTACAGCAGATTAATGCGCAATTGACGAGCCTTACGGACAACGTCGATAATTTACTGCACTGGAGTAGTCAAAATTTGCAAGGCTTAGTCAGCCGGCCATCATTGTTTCCGTTAGCGCCATTAATTAGACAGATCGTTGGTAGCATGAAAGCGCAAATGCAGGCCAAATCCATCAGTATAGAGCTCATTGTAGATGCGCAATTAACGTTGTATGCTGATATCGAGCAAACGCGCATCGTATTCCGAAATTTGCTGAGCAACGCGATCAAATTTAGTTATGTATCGACCCAGATTGTTGTTACCGCGGTCGAGCAAGATGCAATCGCTGCCATCAGCATCGAAGATCAAGGCGTTGGTATGTCTGCAAAACAGGTAAACGAGCTATTCAACCAAATACAGAGACCGGCATATGGCACTTCTGGCGAGCGGGGCACGGGTTTGGGCTTGGTATTGGTACGCAATTTACTGGAGATCAACGGTGGTCATATTACTGTTTCCAGTAAAGAGAAAAAGGGAACGACCTTTTCTTTCGATCTACCATTGCTAAGGCTGGCGGATGAACCCGTTTCTTAA